In Deinococcus yavapaiensis KR-236, one genomic interval encodes:
- a CDS encoding GH39 family glycosyl hydrolase, which translates to MKRALLLTFCLGTTVLAEPVRLTISGPSIPISPTAIGGFNVSWQMPIVDALQAVRSVAPTSLRFPGGNVGDEADLNASGLQYFKSSLDLTQSKPAAIVQTRVFATRSDARNKPQDAAQAARDAKSVGLNVTYWEIGNEPDLYATNRGDPSWTPEQYCSTFRAQRDAIAKVDPNAKFAGPAASKGSGPAQDYLARFVKACGDVVDLLTWHEYPTDGTASDEAALQSAADVTAHVASIRALWADPERNPLGIGRTIRLGVTEYSLSWKSNRARHLADQVAALWTAEATLRLAEAGVDVTSYFAIIAAGNHGLVDLSTIPRPTLYAFQQLKHFHGSALPVTSSDSAVWAHAAENANLRTVLVTNTATTSTSLTTAMEGFALIGAKTFTEATVAHEDDFIRLKLGVTLDLPPRSLTRLAYKRLP; encoded by the coding sequence GTGAAGCGCGCGCTCCTTCTCACCTTCTGCCTCGGCACGACCGTCCTCGCCGAACCCGTGCGCCTCACGATCTCCGGCCCCTCCATCCCGATCTCGCCGACGGCCATCGGCGGGTTCAACGTCAGCTGGCAAATGCCGATCGTGGACGCGCTGCAGGCCGTTCGCTCGGTCGCCCCGACGTCGCTGCGCTTTCCCGGCGGCAACGTCGGAGACGAAGCCGACCTCAACGCGAGCGGGCTGCAGTACTTCAAGTCCAGCCTCGACTTGACGCAGTCCAAACCCGCGGCGATCGTGCAAACACGCGTGTTCGCCACGCGGTCGGACGCCCGCAACAAACCCCAAGATGCCGCCCAGGCCGCTCGAGACGCGAAGAGCGTCGGGTTGAATGTCACGTACTGGGAGATCGGCAACGAGCCCGATCTCTACGCGACGAACCGCGGCGATCCCTCGTGGACGCCCGAGCAGTACTGCTCGACGTTTCGCGCTCAGCGTGACGCCATCGCGAAGGTCGATCCGAACGCGAAGTTCGCCGGTCCCGCCGCTTCGAAAGGCAGCGGACCCGCGCAGGACTACCTCGCTCGCTTCGTGAAGGCTTGCGGCGACGTCGTGGACCTCCTGACGTGGCATGAATACCCCACCGACGGCACGGCGAGCGACGAGGCCGCGTTGCAAAGCGCGGCGGACGTCACGGCGCACGTCGCCAGCATTCGCGCCTTGTGGGCCGATCCCGAGCGCAACCCGCTCGGGATCGGCCGCACGATTCGGCTGGGAGTCACCGAGTACTCGCTGTCATGGAAGTCCAACCGCGCCCGGCACCTCGCCGATCAAGTCGCGGCTCTGTGGACGGCCGAGGCGACCTTGCGGCTCGCCGAGGCGGGCGTGGACGTCACGAGCTACTTCGCGATCATCGCGGCGGGTAACCACGGCCTCGTCGACCTCTCCACCATTCCGAGACCCACCTTGTACGCGTTTCAACAACTGAAGCACTTCCACGGAAGCGCGCTGCCCGTCACGTCCAGCGATTCCGCCGTGTGGGCGCACGCCGCCGAGAACGCGAACCTTCGCACGGTGCTCGTCACGAACACCGCCACGACGTCGACCTCCTTGACGACGGCGATGGAGGGATTCGCTCTCATCGGCGCGAAGACGTTCACGGAGGCGACCGTCGCGCACGAAGACGATTTCATTCGCCTCAAGCTCGGCGTCACGCTCGACTTGCCGCCCCGCTCGCTCACGCGGCTCGCCTACAAACGCCTTCCCTGA
- a CDS encoding GH1 family beta-glucosidase, whose product MTISRTDFPPGFVFGVATSSYQIEGATHEDGRGPSIWDTFCREPGRISDGSSGDVACDHYHRWPEDLDLIRSLGTDAYRFSIAWPRIQPSGKGPANEKGLDFYERLVDGMLERGLAPYATLYHWDLPQALQDEGGWANRDVASRFAEYARLVAERLGDRVRSYATLNEPWCSSILSYQIGEHAPGLRDRKLALAAAHHLLLGHGEATRVLRSLTKTAEVGIVLNLNPAYPASNDAADVAAARRSDGTFNRWFLDPIFKGAYPQDIVEAYGDDMPSVESGDFDVISSAIDFLGVNYYSRSVDSANGQVRPSESSYTHMNWEVYPRGLTDLLVRVQRDYAPKAMFVTENGAAYEDELEGGRVHDTERVKYFQEHLEAVRDAVRFGANVRGYFAWSLMDNFEWAFGYSRRFGLVYTDYGNQSRVLKNSALWYQALLTGRSKGDALLASD is encoded by the coding sequence ATGACCATCTCTCGAACCGACTTTCCTCCCGGCTTCGTGTTCGGCGTCGCGACCTCCTCTTACCAAATCGAGGGCGCCACGCACGAGGACGGACGCGGCCCCTCCATCTGGGACACCTTCTGCCGTGAACCCGGACGCATCTCCGACGGTTCGTCGGGCGACGTCGCCTGCGATCACTACCATCGCTGGCCCGAAGACCTCGACCTCATCCGCTCGCTCGGCACCGACGCCTACCGCTTCTCCATCGCGTGGCCGCGCATTCAGCCCAGCGGCAAAGGACCCGCCAACGAGAAAGGCCTCGACTTCTACGAGCGCCTCGTCGACGGGATGCTGGAGCGCGGCCTCGCGCCGTACGCGACGCTGTACCACTGGGACTTGCCGCAAGCGCTGCAGGACGAGGGCGGGTGGGCGAACCGCGACGTGGCCTCGCGCTTCGCCGAGTACGCGCGCCTCGTCGCCGAGCGGCTCGGCGACCGCGTCCGCAGTTACGCGACGCTCAACGAGCCGTGGTGCAGCTCCATCTTGTCGTACCAAATCGGCGAGCACGCGCCGGGCCTGCGCGACCGCAAGCTCGCCTTGGCGGCCGCGCACCACCTGCTGCTGGGGCACGGCGAGGCGACGCGGGTGCTGCGAAGCCTCACGAAGACCGCCGAGGTCGGCATCGTCCTCAACCTCAACCCCGCCTACCCCGCCTCGAACGACGCCGCCGACGTCGCGGCGGCGCGGCGCTCGGACGGCACCTTCAACCGCTGGTTTCTCGATCCCATCTTCAAAGGCGCGTATCCGCAAGACATCGTCGAGGCGTACGGAGACGACATGCCGAGCGTCGAAAGCGGCGACTTCGACGTCATCTCCAGCGCCATCGACTTCCTCGGCGTCAACTACTACAGCCGCTCCGTCGACTCGGCGAACGGACAAGTGCGTCCCAGCGAGTCGAGCTACACGCACATGAACTGGGAAGTGTATCCGCGCGGTCTCACGGACCTGCTCGTGCGCGTTCAACGCGACTACGCCCCCAAGGCGATGTTCGTCACCGAGAACGGCGCCGCGTACGAGGACGAACTCGAAGGCGGGCGCGTGCACGACACGGAGCGCGTGAAGTACTTTCAAGAACACCTCGAAGCCGTTCGGGACGCCGTTCGCTTCGGCGCGAACGTCCGCGGATACTTCGCGTGGAGCCTCATGGACAACTTCGAGTGGGCCTTCGGGTACTCGCGCCGCTTCGGGTTGGTGTACACCGACTACGGCAACCAAAGCCGCGTCCTGAAGAATTCCGCGCTCTGGTATCAAGCCTTGCTGACGGGCCGTTCCAAAGGCGACGCCTTGCTGGCGAGCGACTGA